In the Euphorbia lathyris chromosome 5, ddEupLath1.1, whole genome shotgun sequence genome, one interval contains:
- the LOC136230990 gene encoding 11S globulin seed storage protein 1-like, which produces MNKSFLLTLSLCCLVLFQGCLARFNLEQRNECQLERLSALEPDTKIQCEAGYIESWNPNHDQFQCTGVAVVRRTIEPKGLLLPHYSNAPQLMYIVQGRGMTGALFSGCPETFQESQQSRGGSQDQDQHQKIRHFRRGDVIALPAGVAHWCYNDGNENVVMVNVLDTTNIGNQLDTNPRHFYLAGNPEDEFKQLSERPREGRQQPFTRRHSQQSSCKNMFCGLSSSLIAEAFNINQDLARKLQSENDFRGSIVRVEGELSVVRPPRTQQEMSAQEEQSCRRRGGSCDNGAEETFCTMRMKENIADPSRADVFIPEVGRISTVNSHNLPILGFIKLSASHVVLRNDAVRLPHWHMNAHSIIYCLEGQATIQVSDENGNRVFDGTLREGQVLAVPQNFVMVKRAECDRFEYVAFNTNENAMTSDLAGRTSAFRAMPAEVIANAFQISREDAMRLKFGREETILAMSRSRSGRRADA; this is translated from the exons ATGAATAAGTCATTCCTGCTCACTCTTTCCCTCTGCTGCCTTGTCCTATTCCAAGGCTGCTTAGCTCGCTTCAATCTAGAGCAGCGAAATGAGTGCCAGCTCGAACGCCTCAGCGCCCTTGAACCAGATACTAAAATCCAATGCGAAGCTGGTTACATTGAGTCATGGAACCCAAACCATGACCAGTTCCAATGCACTGGTGTAGCTGTTGTTAGGCGAACCATTGAACCCAAAGGCCTTTTATTACCTCATTATAGCAATGCTCCTCAGCTGATGTACATTGTTCAAGGTAGAGGTATGACTGGTGCTTTGTTCTCTGGATGCCCTGAAACGTTTCAAGAATCTCAGCAATCAAGAGGAGGCAGCCAAGATCAAGATCAACACCAGAAGATTCGTCATTTCAGGCGTGGTGATGTTATCGCTTTGCCTGCCGGAGTTGCTCATTGGTGTTATAATGATGGGAATGAGAATGTTGTTATGGTTAATGTTCTTGACACTACCAACATCGGCAACCAGCTCGACACTAATCCTAGA CATTTCTATCTAGCTGGTAACCCAGAAGACGAGTTCAAACAACTATCTGAACGCCCCCGTGAGGGTAGGCAGCAACCATTCACCCGCCGCCACAGCCAGCAATCATCTTGCAAAAACATGTTCTGCGGATTGTCTTCAAGCTTGATCGCCGAAGCTTTCAACATTAACCAGGACTTGGCTAGGAAGCTTCAGAGCGAGAATGATTTCAGGGGCAGCATTGTTCGAGTTGAAGGTGAGCTTTCCGTTGTCCGGCCACCAAGGACTCAACAAGAGATGAGCGCTCAAGAAGAGCAAAGCTGCCGCCGACGCGGAGGCTCATGTGATAATGGCGCAGAGGAGACTTTCTGCACCATGAGGATGAAGGAAAACATTGCTGATCCTTCACGCGCTGATGTTTTCATCCCTGAAGTTGGCCGTATCAGCACCGTCAACAGCCACAACCTCCCTATTCTTGGTTTCATCAAACTCAGCGCATCCCACGTTGTCCTCCGCAAT GATGCAGTGAGATTGCCCCACTGGCACATGAACGCACACAGCATAATATACTGCTTGGAAGGCCAAGCAACGATCCAGGTTTCCGACGAGAACGGAAACAGGGTTTTCGACGGCACATTAAGAGAAGGACAAGTCTTGGCGGTGCCACAGAACTTCGTGATGGTGAAACGAGCAGAGTGTGATAGATTTGAATATGTGGCTTTTAACACCAACGAAAACGCAATGACATCTGATCTTGCCGGAAGAACATCGGCCTTCCGAGCTATGCCGGCGGAGGTAATCGCCAACGCATTCCAGATATCGAGGGAAGATGCAATGAGATTGAAGTTCGGAAGAGAGGAGACAATACTAGCAATGTCCAGGTCTCGATCAGGAAGGAGGGCTGATGCTTAA